A stretch of DNA from Desulfosarcina ovata subsp. ovata:
GTAGCTCCAACACTTGGAAGATGGTGCCGTCAAGGCGATCAGATCCTTTTTGATCAATCCGTCTTTGGACTGGACATACTGATCGAGGGTAAATTTCAAAAGGTTGCAGATGGCGTCGTAGCTGTAAAATGACAAGCCATATCGGTCTGCTGCCAAAACGAGAAATAGATACAGCAAGATCTCTGTTTGGTTCAGGGCGGCCAGAAATCCGCCGGTCAAGAAACGGTGGGGGATAAAGCTGAACCCTTTGCCGATTTTCCGGATACGACCCGGGTTGAGAACGCGTTTGGTAATCATGGCGACCTCCTTGTCTTGGTTTGGCATCAACCTACCACGACAATGCGCCAGTACCTAACGAGTCCCTCTTTGCAATCATTGGTAACACATTGGTATTTCAACGATATTGACTTTTAACGGGTCTACCTTTGCAACCACCGGAACCAACCAGAATTGGCCAAGCATACCGAAACGATTGGGTATTGACGCGTCTACCTTTGCAATCAAAGGAGAACAGACCACCCCGGTTTTTTGCCGCTTTGCTCGGCGGCGTTGATTTCGAATGCGTTGAAGGATACGATTTCTTTCGGCTTTTTCCGGATTTCGCTTACGATACCGACGCCAATAATCGGGATTGTTTTGCACCCATTTTTTGTTGCTCAACTGCTGATCTTTCCGAAATTGCGGATCGGTTTGCATCTTGGCCCGTTTCCAGGCGGCCTTTTTTGCTCGGCGGCATTCAGGCTTCATGCAATACGATTGGTTTTTATGTCTTGGACTGGGCGGGAAAAAATCATAACAGTTCAAACAAAGCACCGGTTCCATGGCACCACCTGTATTTTGCAGATTCTTTGTCATTGCCCAAAATGGTGAATGGAAAACAGGTTGGAATCAAAAAAATAAAAAGGATTCTTAAAAGATTTAGGGAATTAGATGGAATGAAAGGATGGTTGGCAAGAAATATTCGATGGTTTTGGCTAAGAAAATAGCCGGTGATCTTGGCTAAGAATTAAATCGCTGGTACCAGTCTGGGAGGCAGAGAGCAGTTGTTGGAGTTGATTCTCGAACGACGTAATGTGCTCAGAGCAATGAACCAGGTGATTGCCAATAAAGGCGCCCCGGGCGTGGACGGCATGAAAACCAACCACTTGAAAGGGTACCTGAAAAGGCACTGGCCGAAGATCAAGCAGGACCTGCTAAATGGGGATTATCGTCCCTTACCGGTCAGAAGGAAGGAGATCGATAAACCCGATGGCGGTGTCCGTTTGCTTGGTATTCCCACGGTATTGGACCGCCTTATCCAACAGGCGATAGCTCAGGTATTGGAGCAGATCTGGGATCCGACCTTTTCTGAGTACAGCTACGGATTCAGACCAGGACGATCAGCCCATGACGCTGTCCTACAAGCCAAAGGCTATCTGCTGGACGGGTACACCCACGTGGTTGACATGGATTTGTCCAAGTTTTTTGACCGAGTTAACCACGACCGGCTTTTAAGCCGGCTGGCCACCAGGGTCCGGGACAAACGGGTCTTGAAATTGATCCGCCGGTACCTTACGGCCGGAACGATGATCGGGGGGCTTTGTCAGTCCCAGCATAGAAGGAACGCCCCAGGGTGGTTTATGCAAAGCTTTGCATAAACCACCTTATGCGAAGTTCGCGATTATGCAAAGTAAATCGCTTAATGTACAATATTTCCAACACATGCACTGAATTTATACTTTAACCGGTTATAATTTGCGATTTTGAAAATGATTGAAAATTTAACGCCAGTAAGGAATCCAACTCCTTTTTGTAGTCGCCGCTCGTCTCGGCAAGGCACTGTAGAATCGACTTAGAGAATGCTTCGAAGTCGGAATAATATTTCGAGTACAGGCATTTTTTCTTTACGAATTTCCACATTCTTTCGATCAGGTTGAGATTGGGAGAGTACGGTGGCAAAAACAATAGGTCAATGTTCAGCAGTTTTGCCGTATTTTGCACAAGTTTGCACTTTTGATACCTGGCATTATCAAGAACAATGGAAATCGGGAAATCACAGTATTTATCGCTGAGCTTAATCAATAGCTGACAAACGCTGTATGAATTGATGTAACCGGTATTGGTGATCGTAATCATCTCATGGGTGATGGCATCGAGAGCGCCAAGTACATTAAACCGCTTTCTGCCTGACGGCGCTTTGATGAATAGCCTGGCGAAACACCACAGGTAACCTAAAAAGGGTGCAAACACGAAATGCGCGGCATCCATAAAGAACAAGTGGCGCTGACCGGCCTTTGCCTGTTCTATTCTTGGCTCAAGGTCTTTTTTTTAAATTCTTCTTGGGCCTCGGGATCAGCACCCGAAGGGACTGATCCGACTTTGCGGTACTTCATGCCAAGCTTTTTTAGAAATACACCAACTTGGGTCTTGCTGCGTCGAATTCCGGTCAGCCTTTCGATTTCAGCAGCCGCTTGTGCAATATTGGCAACCGGATTGTCCCGAAAATGCTGTTCAATCGAATCGCTGTATGTTCCCAGGTCACTTTCAGGGC
This window harbors:
- a CDS encoding reverse transcriptase domain-containing protein; the protein is MELILERRNVLRAMNQVIANKGAPGVDGMKTNHLKGYLKRHWPKIKQDLLNGDYRPLPVRRKEIDKPDGGVRLLGIPTVLDRLIQQAIAQVLEQIWDPTFSEYSYGFRPGRSAHDAVLQAKGYLLDGYTHVVDMDLSKFFDRVNHDRLLSRLATRVRDKRVLKLIRRYLTAGTMIGGLCQSQHRRNAPGWFMQSFA